The Setaria italica strain Yugu1 chromosome IX, Setaria_italica_v2.0, whole genome shotgun sequence genome has a window encoding:
- the LOC101782140 gene encoding protein high chlorophyll fluorescent 107, with protein MAMRLLSPSTPPPHFPSPGTKPPASAAAALPSSSSSYFSLRLRRARAAAAAGAAAAGGPERDGGRFEGETMGGAFDRGLAEIAKKVPLFEPATDGELAAAAGERPLPINLELWLYRVKVHTRKFEFPEAEKLLDKCISFWPEDGRPYVALGKLYSKQSRYDKARAVYERGCQATQGENPYIWQCWAVLESKGGNIRRARELFDAATVADAKHIAAWHGWAILEIKQGNVKKARNLLGKALKYCGGNEYIYQTLALLEAKAERFEQARTLFQQATQSNPKSCASWLAWAQVEMRAGNNTMARKLFEKAVQASPKNRFSWHVWALFEANEGNIDRARKLLKIGHAVNPRDPVILQSLALLEYNYSSANVARVLFRKASQIDPRHQPVWIAWGWMEWKEGNARTARALYQRALSVNSTNECAARCLQAWGVLEQRAGNYTAARRLLRSSLSINSQSEVTWMTWAALEEEQGDPVRAEEIRNLYFQQRIEVVDDASWVMGFLDIIDPALDSVKKLLNLDQPSGPVKQDTVKSTTESNLPTTRSSADESSESSATGGTSGFSSNDADNSSSEAAETPGSDFDLDGFIKKRLGLDPSELDAVLEGSDPRGVVSQRRNRRLPRKPLPLLPVP; from the exons ATGGCGATGCGGCTCCTGTCCCCCTCCACGCCGCCCCCGCACTTCCCGAGCCCCGGCACGAAGCCACCCGCCTCGGCGGCCGCAGctctgccgtcgtcgtcgtcgtcctacttctccctccgcctccgccgcgcgcgcgcggctgcagctgctggcgCGGCCGCGGCAGGCGGGCCCGAACGGGATGGGGGCCGGTTCGAGGGGGAGACGATGGGCGGGGCGTTCGACAGGGGCCTCGCGGAGATCGCGAAGAAGGTGCCGCTCTTCGAGCCGGCGACGGAcggggagctcgccgccgcggccggcgagcggccGCTGCCCATCAACCTCGAGCTCTGGCTCTACCGCGTCAAGGTGCACACCCGGAAGTTTGAGTTCCCTGAAGCAGAGAAGCTCCTCGACAAG TGTATCTCATTCTGGCCTGAAGACGGACGTCCATATGTGGCACTGGGAAAGCTTTACAGCAAGCAGTCAAGGTATGACAAAGCTAGAGCGGTATATGAAAGGGGATGCCAGGCAACGCAAGGCGAAAACCCATACATTTGGCAG TGTTGGGCAGTCCTAGAAAGCAAGGGTGGAAATATTCGAAGGGCACGAGAGCTATTTGATGCTGCTACTGTGGCTGATGCAAAGCACATTGCTGCTTGGCATGGGTGGGCAATTTTAGAAATAAAGCAAGGAAACGTAAAAAAGGCACGGAACCTACTTGGGAAAGCCCTAAAATATTGTGGAGGAAATGAATATATTTATCAAACTCTTGCTTTGCTTGAAGCTAAAGCAGAGCGTTTTGAACAAGCACGGACTTTGTTTCAACAAGCCACTCAATCCAATCCGAAAAGTTGTGCAAGCTGGCTA GCGTGGGCTCAGGTTGAAATGCGTGCAGGAAACAATACTATGGCCAGAAAGCTCTTCGAG AAAGCTGTCCAGGCTAGTCCAAAAAACCGGTTTTCATGGCATGTATGGGCACTATTTGAGGCAAATGAAGGTAACATTGACAGGGCAAGGAAGTTGCTAAAGATTGGGCATGCTGTAAACCCTAGGGACCCTGTAATTCTCCAGTCACTTGCACTGCTGGAATACAACTATTCATCAGCAAATGTTGCTCGTGTGTTATTCAGAAAAGCATCACAGATTGACCCGAGGCATCAGCCAGTTTGGATA GCTTGGGGGTGGATGGAGTGGAAAGAAGGAAATGCAAGAACAGCAAGGGCCCTCTATCAAAGAGCTTTGTCAGTCAATTCAACGAATGAATGTGCAGCTCGTTGTCTCCAG GCTTGGGGAGTCCTAGAACAGCGTGCTGGTAACTACACCGCTGCCAGAAGATTGTTGAGATCTTCGCTGAGCATAAACTCTCAAAGTGAGGTGACATGGATGACATGGGCAGCACTAGAGGAGGAACAGGGGGATCCAGTTCGAGCTGAAGAAATTAGGAACCTATACTTTCAACAG CGTATCGAAGTTGTGGATGATGCCTCCTGGGTCATGGGCTTCCTCGACATCATCGACCCTGCCCTAGACAGCGTGAAGAAGCTCCTAAACCTAGACCAGCCATCCGGGCCTGTGAAGCAGGACACTGTTAAAAGCACAACAGAATCGAATCTTCCTACCACCAGGAGTTCTGCAGATGAGTCTTCAGAATCTTCAGCAACTGGAGGTACCTCTGGCTTTTCCAGCAATGATGCCGATAACAGCAGCAGCGAAGCAGCAGAGACTCCAGGAAGTGATTTCGATTTGGACGGCTTCATAAAAAAGAGGCTGGGCCTCGACCCGTCGGAGCTGGATGCGGTGCTTGAGGGTTCTGATCCGAGGGGAGTTGTTTCTCAGaggaggaatcggcggctgccCAGGAAGcctctccctcttcttcctGTCCCGTAA
- the LOC101771894 gene encoding leucine-rich repeat extensin-like protein 3: protein MKGEPLTLEKYHHFFLDPWGTKIRIDQLNQILLIHGFIKLHHGRKGRIMECLVGQVDLLPPRRSTLHQPSAPSAAAITAAQVRDDVEAIGWVECPIGCVATFGARSADGPEPVERVPRPADFVLAGRRPRSKRTRRSAYGLPGDVAESKKVKAGAPRNKANVIVKVEREQEQEPSSLPAPPPPPPLWMRSPTPPPPPSPPPPPPSPSPPQDAAPRRSPLCRPQPTLAPIPAPAVWGMPTVLPNPSQLFWGLPLPTLPGPAPGWSTHTVPTSYPAPFWGAPSVLPPLPPHVLWRWPPTPAPTAHPPMQLLRSPPSALLHRPQPHLQGQRPPPGLPQIPPPPMHQHQPPPHFHGQHPPPALLQTPPPPMQVARPPPHFHGQLPLPALLQTPPPSMQMHRPPPH, encoded by the exons ATGAAGGGGGAGCCCCTAACGCTGGAGAAGTACCACCACTTCTTCCTCGACCCGTGGGGCACCAAGATCAGGATCGATCAACTCAACCAG ATCCTGCTCATACATGGCTTCATCAAGCTCCACCACGGGAGAAAG GGCAGGATCATGGAGTGCCTGGTGGGCCAGGTGGACCTcctgccgccgcgccgctccacGCTGCACCAGCCGTCCGCGCCTTCCGCGGCCGCCATCACCGCGGCGCAGGTTAGGGACGACGTCGAGGCGATCGGGTGGGTCGAGTGCCCCATCGGCTGCGTCGCCACGTTCGGCGCGCGGAGTGCCGACGGGCCGGAGCCGGTGGAGCGCGTGCCCCGGCCCGCCGACTTCGTCCTCGCCGGGCGCCGCCCGCGGTCCAAGCGGACGCGCCGCTCCGCGTACGGGCTGCCCGGTGACGTCGCCGAGTCCAAGAAGGTGAAGGCGGGTGCGCCACGGAACAAGGCGAACGTGATCGTGAAGGTGGagcgggagcaggagcaggagccgtcgtcgctgccggcgccgccgccaccaccaccgctgtGGATGCGGTCTCCcactccgcctccaccgccttccccgccgccgcctccgccatctCCGTCTCCGCCACAGgacgcggcgccgcggcgttcGCCACTGTGCCGGCCTCAGCCTACGTTGGCGCCGATCCCCGCGCCAGCAGTCTGGGGCATGCCCACGGTGCTGCCGAATCCTTCGCAGCTGTTCTGGGGCTTGCCGCTGCCCACACTGCCAGGGCCAGCGCCGGGATGGAGCACACATACGGTTCCGACGTCTTACCCGGCGCCGTTCTGGGGCGCGCCCAgtgtgctgccgccgctgccgccgcatgTGCTCTGGCGCTGGCCACCCACCCCGGCGCCAACAGCGCACCCGCCGATGCAACTGCTGCGATCACCACCTTCCGCACTGCTACACCGGCCACAACCGCATCTGCAGGGGCAGCGGCCGCCTCCTGGGCTGCCTCAGATACCACCGCCTCCCATGCACCAGCACCAGCCACCGCCGCATTTCCACGGGCAGcatccgccgcccgctctccttcAGACACCACCGCCTCCCATGCAGgtggcccgcccgccgccgcacttCCACGGGCAGCTTCCACTGCCTGCTCTCCTTCAGACACCACCACCATCAATGCAGatgcaccgcccgccgccgcattAG
- the LOC101772302 gene encoding uncharacterized protein LOC101772302 translates to MPRIPAAERPRLTLEDYIVFFTTRGGKGLSLRQLNEIIYMHAFARLHRVPKPAMVDALRSVELMRPRRSTVPLNATAPPPSAAPAAAAALSADEATRDIEDLGWRECPVGSLLSVRAGVRSLDAAATPVPISAIARISPPSLLSASSPLPPAPPAAARKKRSPTGRGKAATKTRRRHVVELLTLPSVEMATSA, encoded by the exons ATGCCGAGGATCCCGGCGGCCGAGCGGCCGCGGCTGACGCTCGAGGACTACATCGTCTTCTTCACCACCCGCGGCGGCAAGGGCCTCAGCCTCCGCCAACTCAACGAG ATCATCTACATGCACGCGTTCGCCAGGCTCCACCGCGTTCCGAAG CCTGCGATGGTGGACGCGCTCAGGTCGGTGGAGCTCATGCGCCCGCGCCGCTCCACCGTGCCCCTCaacgccaccgcgccgccgccgagcgccgccccggccgcggccgccgcgctctccGCGGACGAGGCCACGCGCGACATCGAGGACCTCGGCTGGCGCGAGTGCCCCGTCGGCTCCCTCCTCTCCGTCCGCGCCGGGGTGCGGtcgctcgacgccgccgcaaCCCCCGTGCCCATCTCCGCCATCGCCCGCATCTCCCCGCCGAGCCTGCTcagcgcctcgtcgcccctgccccccgcgccgccggcagcggccaGGAAGAAGCGCTCCCCGACGGGCAGGGGGAAGGCCGCGACCAAGACGAGGCGGCGGCACGTGGTGGAGCTGCTCACGCTCCCGTCCGTCGAGATGGCCACCTCCGCGTAG
- the LOC101782545 gene encoding DEAD-box ATP-dependent RNA helicase 24 yields MSKRPKLGGFSIPRPTTYSFERSQPVPRLYRPTDDPDLDDIAFSDDAPTDAPAAAAVASKAQDAEEIDPLDAFMAEIQEEIRAPPPPPKPEAVRRADSDDDEDDPVESFLRAKKDAGLALAADAMRAGYDSDEEVYAAAKAVDAGMMEYDSDDNPIVVDKKKIEPIPALDHSTIEYDAFTKDFYEEKPLISGMSDQEVADYMKSLAIRVSGFDVPRPIKNFEDCGFPVPLMNAIAKQAYEKPTTIQCQALPIVLSGRDIIGIAKTGSGKTAAFVLPMIVHIMDQPELEKEEGPIGVICAPTRELAHQIYLEAKKFAKPYNLRVAAVYGGVSKFDQFKELKAGCEVVIATPGRLIDLLKMKALKMFRATYLVLDEADRMFDLGFEPQIRSIVGQIRPDRQTLLFSATMPYKVERLAREILTDPIRVTVGQVGSANEDIKQVVNVLPSDTEKMPWLLEKLPGMIDDGDVLVFASKKARVDEIEKELNQRGFRIAALHGDKDQASRMETLQKFKSGTYHVLVATDVAARGLDIKSIKTVVNFDIAKEMDMHIHRIGRTGRAGDKDGTAYTLITQKEARFAGELVHSLIAAGQDVPNELMDLAMKDGRFRAKRDSRKGGKKGGGKGKGGGGGAGRSRGVRGVDFGLGIGYNAESGAQVPAPRTAAVNSLKTGMMQQFKSSFVSGSSNTPSSSAPSFVRPALRGFVSGGTIGGDSRPAQSAPSFVPASRSAPLAPSFVPASRPAGNSNEIGNQNPESSRDRSRERKRPSGWDR; encoded by the exons ATGTCGAAGCGCCCGAAGCTGGGGGGGTTCAGCATCCCGCGGCCGACCACCTACAGCTTCGAGCGCTCGCAGCCCGTACCGCGGCTATACCGTCCCACCGACGACCCGGACCTCGACGACATCGCCTTCTCCGACGACGCTCCCACAGacgcccccgctgccgccgcggtgGCCAGCAAGGCGCAGGATGCGGAAGAGATCGACCCGCTGGACGCCTTCATGGCGGAGATCCAGGAGGAGATCCGCGCTCCGCCCCCGCCACCCAAGCCCGAGGCGGTTCGCCGCGCAGACTCTGACGATGACGAGGATGACCCCGTCGAGAGCTTCCTGCGGGCCAAGAAAGACGCCgggctcgcgctcgccgccgacgcTATGCGCGCCGGTTACGACTCCGACGAGGAGGTCTACGCCGCTGCCAAGGCCGTCGACGCCGGCATGATGGAATACGATTCTGACGACAACCCCATAGTCGTGGACAAGAAGAAAATCGAGCCCATACCAGCACTCGATCACTCGACCATCGAGTACGACGCCTTCACCAAAGATTTTTACGAGGAGAAGCCGTTGATTTCAG gtaTGAGTGACCAAGAGGTGGCAGATTATATGAAAAGTTTGGCAATTAGGGTTTCCGGTTTTGATGTGCCAAGGCCAATAAAAAACTTTGAGGATTGTGGGTTTCCTGTACCGTTAATGAATGCTATTGCCAAGCAGGCTTATGAAAAACCAACAACAATTCAGTGTCAGGCTTTACCTATAGTACTTTCAGGCAGAGATATCATTGGAATTGCAAAAACTGGTTCAGGCAAAACTGCAGCTTTTGTACTCCCTATGATTGTTCATATTATGGATCAGCCTGAGCTTGAGAAAGAAGAAGGACCAATAGGAGTGATTTGTGCTCCAACAAGAGAATTGGCACATCAGATATATCTCGAAGCTAAGAAGTTTGCAAAGCCTTACAACCTTCGAGTTGCTGCTGTATATGGTGGGGTTTCCAAATTTGACCAGTTTAAAGAACTGAAAGCAGGCTGTGAAGTAGTCATTGCAACCCCAGGGAGATTAATAGACTTGCTGAAGATGAAGGCATTGAAGATGTTCAGGGCAACTTATCTGGTTCTTGATGAAGCTGATCGCATGTTTGATCTTGGATTTGAGCCACAAATAAGATCCATTGTTGGTCAAATTAGGCCAGACCGACAAACCTTACTTTTTTCTGCAACGATGCCATACAAAGTGGAGCGTTTGGCAAGAGAAATATTGACCGATCCTATTAGAGTTACAGTTGGTCAGGTTGGCAGTGCTAATGAAGACATTAAACAAGTTGTCAACGTACTCCCTTCTGATACTGAGAAAATGCCTTGGCTTTTGGAGAAATTGCCTGGAATGATTGATGATGGAGACGTTCTTGTATTCGCATCTAAGAAGGCTAGAGTGGATGAGATAGAGAAAGAGTTGAATCAGAGAGGATTCAGAATTGCAGCACTTCATGGTGACAAGGATCAAGCTTCACGTATGGAGACCCTACAGAAGTTCAAATCTGGGACATACCATGTTCTGGTTGCAACTGATGTTGCTGCACGAGGTCTTGACATCAAGTCAATTAAAACAGTTGTTAACTTTGATATTGCGAAAGAGATGGATATGCATATTCACCGAATTGGAAGAACTGGCCGTGCTGGTGATAAAGATGGCACTGCATACACTCTGATTACACAGAAGGAGGCACGCTTTGCTGGTGAACTGGTTCACAGTTTGATAGCTGCTGGTCAGGATGTACCCAATGAACTCATGGATCTGGCTATGAAG GATGGAAGATTTAGAGCAAAACGGGACTCCAGGAAAG GTGGGAAGAAAGGAGGTGGCAAAGGAAAAGGTGGTGGCGGGGGTGCTGGGCGCAGTCGTGGTGTGCGTGGAGTTGATTTTGGCCTTGGCATAGGTTACAATGCTGAATCTGGTGCACAAGTACCTGCTCCAAGAACTGCTGCTGTAAATTCGTTGAAGACGGGGATGATGCAGCAATTTAAGAGCAGCTTTGTGTCTGGATCTTCGAATACACCAAGCAGCAGTGCGCCTTCCTTTGTAAGACCAGCACTTCGCGGTTTTGTGTCTGGCGGCACCATAGGAGGAGACTCGCGGCCAGCACAATCAGCCCCCTCCTTCGTCCCTGCATCCCGGTCAGCGCCGTTGGCACCCTCCTTCGTCCCTGCATCCCGGCCTGCAGGAAATAGCAATGAAATCGGGAACCAAAATCCAGAAAG TTCACGGGATCGGTCCAGGGAGAGAAAACGACCATCGGGTTGGGATCGCTAG
- the LOC101782956 gene encoding uncharacterized protein LOC101782956, translating to MGFLSAKLLPSCESMCVCCPALRPSSRRPVKRYKKLLAEIFPKTPDGAPNERKIMKLCEYAAKNPLRIPKIAKFLEQRTHKELRSAHVSFVRIITEAYSKLLFICKEQMAYFAISLMNVLTELLESKQENIHILGCQTLANFINSQVDNTYARNIESLVRKVCGLSRQQGEEHRLLRAASLQCLSAMIWFMKEHSYIFADFDEVVQSVLENYRAEESIGGGDDRHASQHNWVDEIARCEGRPGLGGGNDVNISSTTIRLRPARNSSALTREERESPEVWSHICVQKLAELAKESTTMRRILDPMLSYFDKKKQWPPRHGLALLVLSDMAYPEKISGNEQLILTAVIRHLDHKNVSHDPQTKSDIIQTATSLARQLRSRGFTAELVVAGDLCKHLRKTLEAVESGSVEDLNLNESLQNFLEECLMEVVRGINDVRPLYDMMAITLENLPSIPTVARATLGSLLILSHIISLTSVSSNAPMVFPEALLQQILKAMVHPDIDTRVGAHHMFSAIITRGPSHLRSESEYLYETKKQSRTTSVFASATALLEKLRREKESLSSDKPRNIINDDVKERSTHEEDHKHVWSRKNSAYFSKLVFSFMERCAKLSSPVQEANIALLTEDQTNQLLSAFWIQANQTDNIPFNYEAIGHSYSLTVLSSRLKNSSNCNIIQFFQLPLSLRSIALTPGGVLPASCQLSIFTLATSMLAFTGKVCHITELSDLLRCFTSSKVDPYLRIGEDLQLYVRLQSDLGSYGSENDQEVAKSILSDCRMKVGTNDQQLLDVIASALSSVTEMEKDVLVKELTEMFTPEEMPLFGSNSALDWANFNGQAFSDESLSFDEECSRTSSVDCGLHESPITNTASSISKITLPQSVPHVLGVGQLLESALHVAGQVAGASVSTSPLPYGTMTSQCEALGLGTRKKLSSWLVSGHESTPDNPMPSLPTAHHSIIPKVNSCGFESIHRVSSEPCSMVKLPPASPFDNFLKAAYRTQPEL from the exons ATGGGGTTCCTATCGGCGAAGCTCCTGCCGTCCTGCGAGAGCATGTGCGTGTGCTGCCCCGCGCTGCGCCCGAGCTCCCGCCGCCCCGTCAAGCGTTACAAGAAGCTGCTCGCCGAGATATTCCCCAAGACGCCA gATGGTGCTCCGAATGAGAGGAAAATTATGAAGTTGTGTGAGTATGCCGCGAAGAACCCTCTGCGCATACCAAAG ATTGCCAAGTTTCTGGAACAGAGGACTCACAAGGAGCTGCGCTCGGCTCATGTGAGCTTTGTCAGAATCATCACCGAAGCTTACAGCAAGCTACTCTTCATCTGTAAGGAGCAGAT GGCATATTTTGCCATCAGCCTAATGAACGTCCTTACTGAGCTTCTGGAAAGCAAGCAAGAGAACATCCACATCCTCGGGTGTCAAACTTTAGCAAACTTTATCAACAGCCAG GTAGACAACACATATGCACGCAACATTGAAAGCTTGGTTCGCAAAGTATGTGGGCTTTCACGTCAACAGGGCGAGGAGCACAGGCTTCTGAGGGCAGCAAGTTTGCAGTGTTTGTCAGCAATG ATCTGGTTTATGAAGGAGCATTCATACATatttgctgattttgatgag GTAGTGCAATCGGTCTTGGAAAATTATAGGGCGGAGGAATCTATTGGTGGTGGTGATGACAGACATGCATCGCAGCATAATTGGGTTGATGAAATAGCAAGATGTGAGGGTAGACCTGGCTTAGGTGGTGGTAATGATGTGAATATCAGCAGTACAACCATTAGGCTGCGTCCAGCAAGGAATTCATCAGCTCTTACCAG GGAGGAACGCGAGTCTCCAGAAGTATGGTCGCATATTTGTGTGCAGAAGCTTGCTGAGTTGGCCAAAGAGAGTACAACTATGCGACGCATCCTAGATCCTATGCTTTCATACTTTGATAAGAAAAAACAGTGGCCCCCCCGACATGGATTGGCTTTGCTTGTTTTGTCTGATATGGCTTATCCGGAGAAGATTTCAG GCAACGAGCAATTGATTTTAACCGCTGTCATCCGGCATTTGGATCACAAAAATGTTTCACATGATCCTCAGACAAAATCAGATATTATTCAGACAGCAACATCCTTGGCACGGCAGCTTCGATCCCGAGGATTTACTGCTGAACTTGTAGTAGCAGGTGACTTGTGCAAGCACTTAAGGAAAACACTAGAGGCTGTGGAGTCAGGCAGTGTTGAAGATCTGAATTTGAATGAATCTCTTCAGAATTTCTTGGAGGAATGTCTTATGGAAGTTGTTAGAGGA ATTAATGATGTGCGGCCACTCTATGATATGATGGCAATAACATTGGAGAATTTGCCTTCAATACCAACAGTTGCCAGAGCAACACTTGGAAGTTTGCTGATCCTTTCGCACATAATCTCATTGACATCAGTATCGTCCAATGCTCCTATG GTCTTTCCGGAAGCACTCCTCCAGCAGATCCTGAAGGCCATGGTGCATCCTGATATTGACACTCGTGTGGGAGCACACCACATGTTTTCCGCTATTATTACCCGAGGACCAAGCCATCTGAGGAGTGAGTCAGAGTACCTATACGAAACAAAAAAGCAGTCTCGGACTACATCTGTATTTGCTTCTGCCACCGCTCTACTGGAGAAGCTAAGGAGAGAAAAGGAGAGTTTGAGTTCAGATAAACCTCGAAATATCATCAATGATGATGTGAAGGAAAGGAGCACACATGAAGAGGATCACAAACATGTTTGGTCACGGAAAAATTCAGCTTATTTCTCAAAGTTGGTTTTCTCTTTCATGGAAAGATGCGCAAAGCTAAGCAGCCCTGTACAG GAGGCCAATATAGCCTTGTTAACTGAAGATCAAACCAACCAATTGCTGTCTGCATTCTGGATTCAGGCCAATCAAACAGATAATATTCCTTTTAATTATGAGGCGATTGGTCATTCATACAGCCTCACAGTTCTTTCTTCCCGCCTTAAG AATTCAAGCAACTGTAATATCATCCAGTTTTTCCAATTGCCACTGTCCCTGCGAAGTATTGCTTTAACTCCGGGTG GAGTTCTGCCTGCTTCTTGCCAACTCTCTATTTTTACCTTAGCAACGAGCATGCTGGCATTTACTGGAAAAGTTTGTCACATCACTGAACTGTCAGACTTGCTAAGGTGTTTTACATCTTCCAAA GTCGACCCTTACCTGAGAATTGGTGAAGACTTGCAACTCTATGTAAGGTTGCAATCAGATCTAGGCAGCTATGGTTCTGAAAACGACCAGGAGGTTGCCAAATCCATACTTTCTGACTGCAGGATGAAAGTAGGGACGAATGATCAGCAACTGCTTGATGTTATTGCTTCTGCACTTTCTAGTGTCACTGAG ATGGAAAAGGATGTACTAGTAAAGGAGCTCACTGAGATGTTCACACCTGAAGAAATGCCTTTGTTTGGGTCGAATTCAGCACTTGACTGGGCTAACTTCAACGGGCAGGCGTTTTCTGATGAATCCCTTTCTTTTGATGAG GAATGTTCAAGAACCTCTTCAGTAGATTGCGGCTTGCACGAATCACCAATTACGAACACAGCTAGCTCCATCTCAAAGATTACTCTACCACAGTCTGTTCCACATGTTTTAGGTGTTGGTCAATTGTTGGAATCA GCGCTACATGTTGCTGGCCAGGTTGCAGGTGCATCCGTTTCAACCTCACCCCTCCCATATGGCACAATGACTAGTCAATGTGAAGCCCTTGGATTGGGCACGAGGAAGAAGCTATCAAGCTGGCTTGTCAGTGGCCACGAATCGACTCCAGACAATCCTATGCCAAGTCTTCCTACTGCCCATCATTCCATCATTCCCAAG GTAAATTCTTGTGGTTTCGAGAGCATCCACCGTGTGTCATCAGAGCCATGTTCCATGGTGAAGCTTCCACCCGCCAGCCCTTTCGATAACTTCCTGAAGGCTGCCTATCGCACCCAGCCGGAGCTGTGA
- the LOC101783364 gene encoding ATP-dependent Clp protease proteolytic subunit 5, chloroplastic — MATATAASSSSLTAPLLRPNPNPNPAPRSLPLLRNKRCARGVTAAVSGGAGAYGAAQRRGIWSIRDDLVVPRSPYFPVEYAAGQERGPSPMVMERFQSVVSQLFQHRIIRCGGPVEDDMANIIVAQLLYLDAINPTKDIIMYVNSPGGSVTAGMAIFDTMKHIRPDVSTVCIGLAASMGAFLLSAGTKGKRYSLPNSRIMIHQPLGGAQGQETDLEIQANEMLHHKANLNGYLAYHTGQPLDKINVDTDRDYFMSAKEAKEYGLIDGVIMNPLKALQPLPASS, encoded by the exons ATGgcgaccgccaccgccgcctcttcctcctcgctgaccgctcccctcctccgcccgaaccccaaccccaaccccgCTCCCAGATCCTTGCCTCTCCTCAG GAACAAGAGGTGCGCTCGcggcgtgaccgccgccgtctccgggGGCGCGGGGGCGTACGGGGCTGCCCAGCGGCGCGGGATTTGGTCGATCAG GGATGATTTGGTAGTGCCGAGGTCGCCCTACTTCCCGGTGGAGTACGCGGCGGGGCAGGAGCGTGGGCCGTCCCCGATGGTGATGGAGCGGTTCCAGAGCGTCGTCAGCCAGCTTTTCCAGCAT AGGATTATCCGGTGCGGTGGCCCTGTGGAGGATGATATGGCTAACATCATTGTTGCACAGCTGCTCTATCTTGACGCCATCAATCCCACTAAG GATATCATTATGTATGTGAATTCACCAGGAGGGTCAGTGACAGCTG GAATGGCTATATTTGATACAATGAAGCATATCAGGCCTGATGTTTCCACTGTTTGTATCGGACTAGCTGCAAG TATGGGAGCTTTTCTACTTAGTGCTGGGACCAAAG GAAAGCGATACAGCTTACCTAACTCAAGAATAATGATCCATCAACCTCTTGGAGGAGCCCAAGGACAAGAGACTGATCTTGAGATCCAG GCTAATGAGATGCTGCACCACAAGGCTAACTTAAATGGATATCTGGCATACCACACTGGACAACCCCTGGATAAGATCAACGTAGATACTGATCGTGATTACTTTATGAGCGCGAAAGAAGCGAAGGAGTATGGCCTCATTGATGGAGTAATTATGAATCCCCTCAAGGCCCTCCAACCACTTCCAGCTTCCAGCTAG
- the LOC101783763 gene encoding ubiquitin-conjugating enzyme E2 32 — translation MAATAKYNRSNPAVKRILQEVKEMQSNPSPDFMALPLEEDIFEWQFAILGPRDSEFEGGIYHGRIQLPSDYPFKPPSFMLLTPSGRFEIQKKICLSISNYHPEHWQPSWSVRTALVALIAFMPTNPGGALGSLDYKKEDRRALAIKSREAPPKFGSPERQKLIEEIHEQMLTKAPPVPQALPNGPNDESNQLPAADSFGEHADKADEGGSVSVSSDLTEPQSESGVAENTAEPPVAEVTNPHLPEASHRENIPRVPLAPQNPVVAIQKPKHDRLLTLAAFGLTLAIMALVIKKFLKINGLAGFIEGKF, via the exons ATGGCGGCCACGGCGAAGTACAATCGGAGCAACCCGGCGGTGAAGCGGATCCTGCAGGAGGTTAAGGAGATGCAGTCCAACCCCTCCCCCGACTTCATGGCCCTGCCCCTCGAG GAAGACATCTTCGAGTGGCAATTTGCTATCCTTGGCCCTCGAGACAGCGAGTTTGAGGGTGGAATCTACCACGGCAGGATCCAGCTGCCTTCTGACTATCCATTCAAGCCACCTTCCTTCATGCTGCTCACG CCAAGTGGACGCTTTGAGATTCAGAAGAAGATTTGTTTGAGCATATCCAATTACCACCCTGAGCACTGGCAACCATCATGGAGTG TGCGCACAGCGCTAGTAGCCCTGATTGCATTCATGCCAACAAACCCTGGTGGTGCGTTGGGCTCACTGGACTACAAAAAGGAAGATAGACGAGCACTTGCTATAAAATCACGTGAAGCACCACCAAAATTTGGCTCCCCGGAACGTCAGAAACTAATTGAAGAG ATCCATGAGCAAATGCTCACTAAGGCTCCTCCTGTTCCCCAAGCTCTACCGAATGGGCCAAACGACGAGTCTAACCAATTACCTGCAGCTGACTCTTTTGGTGAGCATGCAGACAAGGCGGATGAAGGTGGGTCTGTGTCAGTCTCGAGTGACCTTACTGAGCCTCAATCTGAGTCGGGTGTTGCAGAAAACACTGCTGAACCCCCAGTAGCTGAGGTTACCAACCCTCATCTGCCTGAAGCGAGCCACAGAGAAAACATTCCAAGAGTTCCCTTGGCACCGCAGAATCCTGTTGTTGCAATCCAGAAGCCAAAGCATGACAGGCTGTTGACCTTGGCCGCATTTGGGCTGACTCTGGCTATTATGGCCCTCGTGATCAAGAAGTTCTTGAAAATCAATGGCCTGGCAGGTTTCATTGAGGGCAAGTTCTGA